From Scomber scombrus chromosome 21, fScoSco1.1, whole genome shotgun sequence, one genomic window encodes:
- the fdxr gene encoding NADPH:adrenodoxin oxidoreductase, mitochondrial, with translation MSCHKLLLSELKLWSSGGSSWISRLRCGGRGKAFSSSSQNVHISIVGGGPAGFYTAQNLIKARQDVEVDIYERLPVPFGLVRFGVAPDHPEVKNVINTFTQTAKHSRCNFYGNVNVGKDVSIEELQQAYHAVILSYGAEGNRSMGVPGEDLAGVYSAKDFVGWYNGQPTCQELSPDLSCETAVILGQGNVALDVARILLSPLDVLKKTDITQPALEALAESHVRRVLIVGRRGPMQIACTIKEIREMVNLPGTRPEMIAADYEGVTEALKDLPRPRKRLTELMLKTAMETPGEKEQERRNNASCSWGFRFFRSPVEVLADTNRNRTAGIRLAVNKLEGSGEAARAALTGEVEDVSCGLVISSIGYKSLPIDPSVPFDFRKAIVPNSMGRVQQAAGIYCSGWVKTGPTGVIATTMNNSFDTARSLVEDIDSGVLDISAGKPGSQSISTLLEKRGVKPVTFSDWEKIDNVEMKRGEASGKPREKILTVEEMLRVART, from the exons ATGAGCTGCCATAAACTGCTGCTGTCCGAGCTGAAGCTGTGGTCGTCAGGTGGAAGTAGTTGGATAAGTCGACTTCGTTGTG GTGGGCGTGGAAAGGCTTTTTCTTCCAGCAGCCAAAATGTCCATATTAGTATAGTTGGAGGCGGTCCAGCAGGATTCTACACGGCACAGAATTTGATTAAG GCTCGTCAAGATGTTGAGGTGGACATTTACGAGCGGCTGCCCGTCCCCTTCGGCCTGGTCCGGTTCGGGGTCGCCCCAGATCATCCCGAAGTCAAG AACGTTATCAACACATTCACGCAGACAGCCAAACATTCACGCTGTAATTTCTACGGTAACGTGAATGTGGGGAAGGACGTGAGCATCGAAGAGCTGCAGCAGGCCTACCATGCAGTCATACTG AGTTACGGGGCAGAGGGAAACAGGAGTATGGGGGTGCCGGGAGAAGACTTAGCCGGCGTGTACTCAGCTAAAGACTTTGTCGGTTGGTACAATGGTCAGCCAACCTGTCAAGAG CTGAGCCCAGACCTGAGCTGCGAAACAGCAGTCATTTTGGGTCAGGGTAACGTCGCTTTAGATGTGGCGAGAATTTTGCTGTCCCCCCTTGATGTCTTAAAG AAAACTGACATCACCCAGCCTGCCCTGGAGGCTCTGGCTGAGAGCCATGTCCGCAGGGTACTGATTGTGGGCCGAAGAGGACCCATGCAAATTGCTTGCACAATCAAG GAGATTAGAGAAATGGTGAACCTGCCAGGAACCAGACCAGAGATGATAGCAGCAGATTATGAGGGTGTTACAGAGGCCCTTAAAG ATTTGCCGCGGCCGAGGAAGCGTCTGACAGAGCTGATGTTGAAGACAGCCATGGAGACACCGGGAGAGAAGGAGCAAGAAAGACGAAACAATGCCTCCTGTTCCTGGGGCTTTCGATTCTTCCGGAGCCCTGTCGAGGTCCTGGCTGACACCAACCGCAACAGAACAGCAGGCATCCGACTGGCAGTCAACAAGCTGGAG GGTTCAGGTGAGGCAGCCCGGGCAGCGCTCACTGGAGAAGTGGAGGATGTGTCTTGCGGCCTTGTCATTAGCAGCATCGGCTACAAGAGTCTCCCTATTGACCCCTCAGTGCCGTTTGACTTCCGCAAAGCCATCGTCCCAAACAGCATGGGCCGCGTTCAACAAGCTGCAG GTATTTATTGTAGTGGCTGGGTTAAAACAGGCCCCACTGGAGTGATAGCCACCACTATGAACAATAGTTTTGACACTGCACGATCTTTAGTGGAGGACATAGACTCCGGAGTTTTGGATATATCTGCTGGCAAACCTGGCTCACAAAGCATCAGCACCCTGCTGGAAAAGAGAG GAGTGAAACCAGTGACTTTCTCAGACTGGGAGAAGATTGACAATGTGGAGATGAAGAGGGGTGAAGCCAGTGGAAAACCCAGAGAAAAAATACTGACAGTGGAAGAAATGCTGCGGGTGGCTCGGACATGA